A window from Enterocloster bolteae encodes these proteins:
- a CDS encoding YdbC family protein → MKRYEIYKHIGNLSPLNNGWIKELNLISWDNKEPVYDIRTWNSEHTEYGKGVTITAGQMVVLKNLLNEMSIF, encoded by the coding sequence ATGAAACGCTATGAAATTTATAAGCATATCGGTAATCTATCCCCATTAAATAATGGGTGGATAAAAGAACTAAATTTGATTTCGTGGGACAATAAAGAGCCTGTTTATGATATACGAACATGGAATAGCGAACATACGGAGTACGGAAAAGGGGTAACAATTACAGCGGGACAGATGGTCGTTTTAAAAAATCTGCTTAATGAAATGTCAATATTCTGA